TACCCAGGTTATACCATTCCGTCGTACTATGACTCTTTGATTGGTAAGTTGATCTGTCATGGTCAAACCCGTGAACAAGCCATAGCCAAAACACTACATGCGCTAGATGAGCTGATTATCGATGGGGTTAAAACCAATATCCCATTGCATAGAGATGTCATCTTGCAGGATCCTGCCTTTACCTCTCAGGCTCAGAATATTCATTATTTAGAGCAGCGTCTATTGGCGCCAGATACCGATAGCTAGACTAGCAATCACAGCAGCCAACACTAAATAGTGGAAACTACTAAAATTAATAATTAGTAAATAACACATACAAAAAAGCAGATATCCATTGATATCTGCTTTTTTATTACAAGGCTTTATATTAGATGGCTTATTAAACAAGTGACTGTTATTACAAACCACTAAATCAAATGATTAAGATAAATCACGACCTTTGCTAGCCTCAATCGCTAAACGTAAGCCGTTTAGACGGATAAAGCCTTCAGCGTCTTTTTGATCATAAGCGCCGGCGTCATCTTCAAAAGTAGCAATCTTCTCATCAAACAATGAATAAGGTGACTTACGGCCAACAACGCTGACACTGCCTTTGTATAGTTTCACACGTACCGTACCGGTTACATGCTCTTGAGACTTGTCGATTAATGCTTGTAGCATTTGACGCTCTGGGCTGAACCAGTAGCCGTTATAGATGATTTTTGCATAACGTGGCATCAATTCATCTTTTAGATGCGCCGCTTCACGGTCTAATGTTAATGATTCCATCGCACGGTGTGCTTTAATCATAATGGTACCAGCTGGTGTCTCGTAGCAGCCACGTGACTTCATGCCAACATAACGGTTTTCAACGATATCTAGACGGCCGATACCATGCTTGCCGCCCAATTCATTTAGCTTAATCATCACTTGGTATGGCTCAAGTTTCTCACCATCGATAGCAACGATATCACCTTTTTCATACTCAAGCTCGATGTACTCAGGTGTGTCTGGTGCTTGCTCTGGGCTCACTGTCCAGCGCCACATATCTTCTTCTGCTTCAGTGTATGGATCTTCTAGGATGTCACCTTCATAAGAGATGTGTAGTAAATTGGCATCCATCGAGTACGGTGATTTTTTCTTGTTAGCAGCAAAATCAATTGGAATGTTATGCTCTTCAGCATAGGCCATCAAGCTTTCACGGCTTGATAAATCCCACTCACGCCAAGGCGCAATCGTTTTAACTTCTGGCGCCAATGCAATCGCACCAAGCTCAAAACGAACCTGATCGTTACCTTTACCCGTAGCACCATGGCTAATGGCATCAGCGTTGTGCTCTTTAGCAATTTCAACCAAACGCTTAGCAATTAAAGGACGTGCAATAGAGGTACCTAGTAAATATTCACCTTCATAAATCGCATTGGCACGGAACATAGGGAACACATAATCACGCGCAAATTCAGCACGCAAGTCTTCAATATGAATGTGTTTGATGCCCATCGCTTCAGCTTTAGCACGCGCTGGCTCAACTTCTTCACCTTGACCGATGTCTGCAGTGAATGTGATGACTTCGGCATCATAGGTGTCTTGAAGCCACTTAGCGATAATAGAGGTGTCTAGTCCGCCTGAGTATGCCAGAACGATTTTATTAATATTGTCTTTATTCTCTATTGACATAATGCATCCTTTTAGGAGTAAGTGAGAGGATTAATGGGTATTGGCAAGTATCACGAGTGAAAGTATCACGGGTGCTGCAAACAACTGATGTCACTAAATATTCAACCTTTCAGTTTACACTATTTGATAGCGCAAAAAAAGACGCATAACCTACCCTGCCCTAGTGCAACCGTGTTTCAAATCGATAGTTCACTGTGGTTTAAACAGCCTACACACTGATTATTTTAATTTTAAACTCAGTTTTAATCTTGGCTATAGGTCAATATCTTTAATTAATGCTGACAGTGATATAAGGATAGCAGTCACTGCCGAATTTATTGCCAAAACCTGTTATCATTATAGCCACAGACAACCCAACTTTACATTTGAGATGGCTACCGACTATGACCGAAACAACTTTGAACCATACTAATAACGACAATACAGACACTAGCCTAGACAATAATAGCGCAGCACAGCGTGAAATTACCCTAACCCGTCCTGATGACTGGCATATTCACTTACGTGATGCTGAGGCACTGCCAACCACTGTTGCCCATGCTGCTGAGCACTTCAATCGTGTGATATGTATGCCAAACTTAGTACCACCTGTGGTCAATGTTGATGATGCCATCGCTTATCGCGGCCGTATCTTAGACGAGTTGCAGCGAGCCAACATCAAAGAGGAGTATAAAGCCTCATTTAACCCACGCATGACTTTGTATTTAACGGATACTACCAGCGCTGAAGACATTAAATTGGCGGCCGAGTCAGGTATCGTGCAAGCGGTGAAACTTTATCCAGCAGGTGCCACAACCAACTCATCTGACGGTGTGACCAATTTGGCTGCGCGCACAGATGTGTTTGATGCCATGCAAAAGTACGGCTTACCGTTATTAATTCATGGCGAAGTCACTGAATCGCATGTGGATATTTTTGATCGTGAAAAGCAGTTTATCGACACCACTTTGACCCATATGGTCAATCAGTTCCCTGAACTAAAAATCGTGGTTGAGCACATTACTACCGGTGATGCAGCTGACTTTGTGTTATCACAAAGCGAGCGTGTTGCAGCGACCATTACCCCTCAGCATTTGCTATTTAACCGTAACCATCTGTTGGTTGGCGGTGTTAAACCACATTTTTACTGCTTACCAATTTTAAAGCGTCGTCAGCATCAAGAAGTATTACTCGATGTCGCAACCAGTGGTAATCCTAAGTTTTTCTTAGGTACCGACTCTGCGCCTCACGCCACTCATGCTAAAGAGAATGCTTGTGGCTGCGCCGGTTGTTATTCAGCGTCTATTGCCCTTCCTTTATATGCCACTGCATTTGATAGTGTTGGCAAAATAGATCGACTAGAAGGCTTCGCCAGTCAGTTTGGCGCTAAGTTTTACGGCCTACCGGTTAACAAAGAAACGGTTACCTTAGTGAATACCCCTATGCAGGTTCCAGCAAGCTACCCTTACATGCAGCAGCAAAGCCTGACGCCGTTAATGGCTGGTGAAACTCTACCTTGGTCATTAAAGCAAGATTAACCCTTAACCTGTATACGACCAGTAAACCAAAAACAGCTGTTAATTATTAATGATTAACAGCGCTGTTTTTATTACTCGTATTAACGTGGCCTCTATTTTTATCCTTTATTTAATTTGCGGTTTTTGATTTATGACACACTCTAATTTAACAGAAGCTAATACAGCAGCATCAGAGCAGACGGAACCGAGGGTCTGTGCCAATACCAGTAGTGAGCAGACCAGCGCTGATCAAATTAGCAGCACTCAGCTCAATGGTAATGGTTTTGCACAGCAACCGGTGCTAAAACTGGTCGATCGATTTCGTAAGTTTTTACCGGTTGTGGTCGATGTAGAAACGGCCGGATTCAATGCCGCAACTGATGCGCTATTAGAGATTGCCTGCATCCCTATCTTAATGGATGAACAAGGCGTGTTTTATCCCGGTGAAGCACTCAATGCTCATTTAAACCCATTTGAGGGCGCCAATCTTGAACAAAGAGCATTAGAGTTCACTGGCATCGATCCCAATAATCCGATGCGAAAAGCCATTGCTGAGGAAGAAAAACCAGCGCTGCGCCGTATTTTTAAGTCATTAAAAGAAGTACGCCGAGCCAACGAGTGTATGAAATGTATTTTAGTCGGTCATAATGCTCATTTTGACTTATCTTTCTTGAATGCCGCTATTGAGCGTACCAATAGTAAAAATCAAAACCCTTTCCATCAGTTCTCTGTATTAGACACCGTTAGCTTTTCAGCGCTTGCCTATGGGCAGACAGTGTTAGCACGCGCTTGCAAAGCCGCTGGTATCGATTTTAGCGGCTCTGAGGCACACTCAGCACTTTATGACACTCAAAAGACAGCAGAGCTATTTTGTCGCATTCTAAACAGCTATCCAATGTTAGAAAATGCGATGCACTCAATGGTACCTGAAGATTCAGAAGAAAATACTGAAAGTAACGAGTCAGAAGATAACGACTAATCCGATGCTATTAACTCAACTTTGGATCTATCCAGTGTCTTTACAGAGCGTTTTAGATCCAAATCATGTGTTAATTTGACTGTTTTCTAACTTTTTTCACTTTTTTTGCATTTATTTTAAAAAAGTTCAAAAAAAGTGTTGACAACCTAGGGCGTACTCTTTAGAATACGCACCACTTCGACATTAACGGTGAAAGCGGTCGAAGTGGTCTGTGTCCCGTTCGTCTAGAGGCCTAGGACCCCGCCCTTTCACGGCGGTAACAGGGGTTCGAATCCCCTACGGGATACCACTATTTTGTGATATCTAGTTAGTCATTATCCGGTTGATAATACTAACAACCAAAAAGCCAAACTCAATGAGTTTGGCTTTTTTTATTGTCTTAATTTTATCTTAGTCTATCTAATCTAGTAGCTGTTTATTACGACTATCTTTACGTTGTACGGGTTACGTTAAATTGATAGGCTAGTTTTTAAAATAAATACTCAAATAAAGCTACCGGTCTAATCTGTTTACACAATAGCTCAGCTAATTAGATTCCAGCATGCTTTCAATCAATTGTAAGTCTTCTGGATAAGTTAACTTGATGTTCTGACGACTGCCCTGCACCATCTGAATCGGATAGCCCATATACTCAAAAGCACTGGCCTCATCGGTAATCATCACGCCCTGCTCAGCAATATGCTTTAACACCTCATTTAAGATACCCGCTCGGAACACTTGAGGGGTTTGTGCCTGCCATAACTGACTCCTATCGACCGTACGCTCAATCACGGCTTGCGAATCAACACTCTTTAAGGTGTCTGCTACAGGTACGCCTAATATAGCGCCATACTCAGCGCTACACGCAGCCTCAATAACAGCATCAATATGCTTAGCCGACACACAAGGGCGAGCAGCATCATGAATAAGAATTAAATCTTCTGCTCTAGCACCTGCGTCAAGAATACGGGTTACACCAGATTGTACTGACTGCCAACGCTCTGCACCGCCTACTGCAAACGTTACCGGTAAGGCATAAGACAAGTTTTTGGCCTGAGTGTCATCACTGGCTATCACCAAAAACAGTTCATCGATATATTTGCTGTCAGCTAACGCAGCCACACTGCGCTGTAAGATGGTTTCGCCTTTTAGCCGAGTATATTGCTTAGGCTGCGATGAACCAAAGCGGCTACCCTTGCCAGCGGCGACAATAAGACTAAAAACACGAGGGGATGACGAGTTACTCATTAATCAGGCACACTCTCGACAGCATCTTCTGGATTTACAGGCTCTGCAGGTTGACTACTGTGAGTCACTGGCGCAGTTGATAGCTGCACAAACGTCTCACCTGGCTTAATCAAACCTAAGTCCAAACGCGCATGCTCCTCTACCGCTTCTAGACCATTTTTAAGATCATTAACGTCAGCAAGAAGTACTTTGTTTTCGTCCATTTTTTGATCATTTAACCGCTTTTGCTGCTGTATCTCAACTTGCAGCTCTTCTAAATTGCCACGACCACTTTTGCCCATCCAGTACTGGTACTGTAAGCCCAGCAGCACTGCGACAGCAATTAAAAGCAACATGAATTGGCTAAAATATTTCATAGGACGACTTAGGTTGGTCACAACTTCAAGCGAACAACATGCCACTTTAGGTTGTAAAGATCATTGAAAGAATAAAGAGTCTGGCTTTTGAATAACAAAAACTAAATAACAACAACCTAGGTAACGAACCAATCGCTACCTAGGTGTTTGATTTATACATATATTGTATCGTTTAACGGCTTACTAACCACGTAATCCAATAAACTCTTCACCACCACGGTAGCTGGCATGTACTTGCTGCTCAATACGTAGTAATTGGTTGTATTTAGCTACACGGTCAGATCGGCATAATGAACCGGTCTTAATCTGACCTGCAGCAGTACCTACTGCTAAATCAGCAATAGTGCTGTCTTCAGTCTCACCTGAACGATGTGAGATAACAGTCGCATAGCCATTTTTCTTAGCCAGATAGATAGCATCTAACGTTTCAGATAAGGTACCGATTTGATTGAACTTAATCAAAATAGCGTTAGCAATCTTCTTATCAATACCTTCTTGCAAGATAGCTGGATTAGTTACGAATAAGTCATCACCTACCAACTGTACTTTGTTGCCAAGCTTGCTGGTTAAGTAAGCCCAACCATCCCAATCTGACTCATCAAGACCATCTTCAATTGAGATAATTGGATATTGCTCAGTTAAACCAACTAAGTAATCTGAGAAGCCTTGGCTATCAAAGCTCTTATTGCCTTCACCAGCTAGGATGTACTGACCATTTTTGTAAAACTCACTAGCGGCACAGTCAAGCGCTAAGTGAATGTCTTTACCTGGCTGATAACCGGCTTGCTCAATGGCTTTCATGATAACGGTAATGGCTTCTTCGTTACTGCGTAAATCTGGTGCAAAACCGCCTTCATCACCAACTGCGGTATTCAAGCCTTGCGCTCTTAGTACAGACTTTAAGCTATGGAATACTTCAACACCAGCACGTAGTGCTTCTGAGAAGCTAGTAAAGCCAGTTGGCTCGATCATAAACTCTTGAATATCAACCGTATTATCCGCATGCTCACCACCGTTTAAGATGTTCATCATAGGTACTGGCATGGTCAAAGAGGTTTGATTGCGTAGGTTAGCAATGTACTGATGCAGTGGGATGTTTTGTGATATCGCTGCGGCTTTTGCAGTTGCTAATGACACTGCAAGCATGGCGTTAGCACCTAGATTGTCTTTATTTTCTGTACCATCTAGTTCGATAAGCTTGTTATCGATGTCTTGTTGGTTAGTGGCATCGCTTTCGATTAATGCACTTCTGATTTGGCTGTTTACGTTGGCAACTGCTTTTCTAACGCCTTTACCAAGGTAGCGTGATTTATCACCATCACGTAGCTCTAACGCTTCACGCGAGCCAGTAGATGCGCCACTTGGTGCTGCTGCACGCCCCATTGAGCCGTCGGCAAGAATAACGTCTGCCTCAATGGTTGGGTTACCACGTGAATCAAGAATTTCACGGGCACGAATGTCTTGAATTTCTACTGCATTAGTAATATTTTCTGCGTACATAGCGTCTACAAGCCTCTTGGTTAAATCCTGGTTAAATAATGATAGCCATTTTGAAAACAAGCCAACAACCTATTAATCTTAAACGGATGTGGCAGTTTGAGTATTGCCACTTACTGGTTTTAATTAGGTTTTTCTAACGTGGTCAATTCTCACAAATGGTACAAAATTAAAATTAAAAAAGATACTAAAAACTAATCGATCGCTCGTTATTTTGAGCAAAATTGTTTTATAAGTTTAGGGTACAAAACATGTGTGTAATCATAGCATAAAATCTAAATATCTTGGACATCAGATTATCAGACTTTATAACGGGTCAAGCGTAGCGCATTCATTAAGACTGATATGGAACTTAAAGCCATTGCGGCCGCAGCAATCATTGGACTTAATAGGCCAAACGCTGCTAACGGAATACCCAGACAGTTATAAATAAATGCAAAAAACAGGTTTTGTTTAATATTACGAACCGTCGCGCGTGCCACATCAACCCCAGCATGCACTTGCATAATCGAATCACCCATCAACCGTGCTGAGGCACTGTGCTTGGCCACTTCTGTGCCTTCAAGCATCGCAAAACTGGCATAAGCTGTCGCCATTGCCGGCGCATCATTGACACCATCGCCTACCATCGCCACTTTACGACCTGTGGCCTGATGTGACTCAATCCACTGCGCTTTGTCACGTGGTTTTAAGCTGCCGTGCGCCACTGGTATCTCCAGCTGTTCAGCGACCTGATTCACCACTGATGGCTTATCACCACTTAATAGCACCACTTCTAAGCCATCGGCTTTTAAAGCTTTCACTGCTTGTGGGCTTTCTTCTTTTAGCTCATCAGCTAGAGCAAACATACCTAAAGGAACATCATCGACACTGACCGCGATAGTACTGGCGATTTGCCAAACTTTAGGTAATTGCTTAGGCAGATTTAATCCCACAAACTCTGGGGTACCGACTTTTACCAAGCCAAATCCAGCAACTTGTGCTTGTACGCCCATACCGGCTACCACATCCACCTCTGATGCAGACAATAACTCAATCGCCTTGTCATGAGCAGCATTGACCACAGCCGTTGCTAACGGATGGCTAGCATGTGCCTCGACACTGGCCGCTAATTGCAATACATCATCGGCGTTAATGGCTTTGTTAACCATCATTGCGTCAACAATATGAGGGCTGCCTTTGGTTAGCGTACCTGTTTTATCAAACACTACCGTATCCACACCACCGGCTACCTCTAAGCTTTGAGCATCTTTAAACCAAACGCCATGACGAGCGGCGACTCCCATTCCAGCCATAATAGCAGCAGGGGTTGCTAGACCAAGCGCACAAGGACAGGCAATGACCAGCACTGATACCGCATGAAGCACAGCCGCATCCATGGCACCGGTAAACCACCAGGTTAGCCCAAAGGTCAATAACGCAATCCCAACAACCACTGGCACAAAGATAGCAGCCACTTTATCTGCCAATCGTGCCAAATTGGCCTTACTGCCTTGCGCTTCACTTAGCGCCTTTACCATATCGCTCAGCTGAGTGTCACTGCCAGTCGCAGTCACTTGATAGTTGATACTGCCATTGTCTACCATGGCACCTGCCAGCACTTTATCGCCTGGCTTTTTGCTCACCGGTACCGACTCACCGGTTAGATGGCTTTCATCACACCAGCCTTCTCCCGATACCACAAATCCATCGGTAGCAATTCGAGCGCCTTGTTTGGCACGTAAGATATCGCCTTTATTGACTACCTCTAAATTGACCTGCTCAAAGTTTTGGCTACTTTGTTGCTCACTGGTTTGCTCGGTATCGGCTGCAGAAATTTGCTGAGCACTGTCTGTACCCATCACCCATCTTTCTACTGTGGTTGGGGTTAACTCTAGCAGCATGTTTAAGCTGTTTAAACTATGGCGCTTAGTACGCAGCTCAAGATATTTACCCAACTTCACAAAGGCGATAATCATCACCCCTGCTTCAAAATATACCGGCACATGAGCACCATGCTGCGCGATAATGTCTGACAGCGCATAAGAACCTTGTAGGCTTTGAATCCATACATAGGTTGAATAGGCCCAAATGGTAAAGGTGCCGATGACCACCAGTACATCCATGTTGGCCAATCCACCTTTAATAGACGCCCAAGCACTTCGATAAAATGGACCGGCTAAGCCAAGCTGCACAATAGTCGCCAATATAAACTGTATCCATAACGGTGGCATCCAGCTCATACCTTGTCCTATCAGCATACCTGCCATACCGACCAAAAACGGCAACATACAAATCCAGATAGCAATTAGGCGCCAATCTGTGCTCGGCTCTTGTAGCTGTGGTATGTCATTATTTAATAAAGGCTGGGCACTAAAGCCGGTTTTACTCACCCACTCTGCAATCTGATCAGCATCCGCTTGCGAGGCGTCATAAGACACATTCAATGTTTCGCCAGCGAAGCTAACACTGGCCGATTCTACCGCCGGCTTTTTATTGAGCACTTTTTCGATACGAGTCGCACAAGCTTGGCACGACATACCTTCAATCTGAAACTGTGCTTTGCTAAGGGTTTCAGGATTGTGCTTTGGCAGATTGATGGGATTAGAAGAATGCGACGCAGACATAGTATTACCAAATAAAGGTTAAAGTAGAGAGGATAAGGTGATTATATATAGCGCAAGTGCTTTGCTAACTAGCTGTCTGCAACACTGGCGTCGAAGCCAGCCTCTTCAATAGCTTCAACAATTGCATCTACCGACGTTGCTTGCGCATCAAAGCTGACTGCCGCTTTATTGCCGTCTAAATCAACCTCTATATTTTGTACGCCATTTAACTGACTGACTGCATTATCCACGCTTTTCACGCAGCCGCCACAAGTCATACCTTCGATATTAATCACACGGTTTTCTAATGCCATGATGAGCTCCTTAATGGTTATTTATTATTTGTTAGCCGTTTATTATGTTATTCATTCTTTAAAAGTTATGGCCAATATTACACCAGCTATCTGTCATTATCTGGATTTTGTGGTGCATCTTCAGGGAATGGCTGAGTGATGTAATCCACTGTATTGACAGCCGCTTTAAAAGCATGCACCGATGTCTTCTCATCATCATAATGGACCACGCCTGTCTTGTTTTCAGCGTTGATCTCAACATGGGTTACCCCATCAATATTCTGTAATGCAGTGACCACGCTCTCAATACCATCGGTATCGTCGATATTATCGATATCAAATCTTGCTACTTGCTTAGCCATTAAACACTCCCTTTTATCTCGCTAACTCTTCTGCGGCAGTGTATCTATACCATTATAGATACACCACACTCAGATTCCCGTTTAGTGGGTATCTAATACCTTAAAGCCTTTTACTAAGTCATCTATCTGCTTTAACTGTGCTAAGAATGGCTCTAACTGACTGGTACGCAGCGCACAAGGGCCATCACATTTGGCGACGTCTGGATCTGGATGTGCTTCTAAGAATAGACCGGCAAGTCCTGTTGCCATACCGGCACGTGCTAAGGTACTGATCTGCTCACGACGACCGCCGGCACTGTCACTGCGTGCACCTGGCTGCTGCAAACTGTGTGTCACATCAAAGAAAACTGGCACATCCATTTTCTTCATGATATCAAAGCCCAACATATCAACCACTAGGTTGTTATAACCAAACGAGGTGCCACGCTCACACAAGATCAGCTTGTCATTACCAGCTTCCAAGCATTTATTGATAATGTGGCGCATTTCATGCGGTGCCAAAAACTGTGCTTTTTTAATATTAATAATAGCGCCAGTCTTAGCCATCGCTTGTACCAAGTCCGTTTGACGGCTTAAAAAGGCAGGCAACTGAATGATATCAGCTACTTCTGCTACTGGCTCAGCTTGATATGGTTCATGCACATCTGTGATGATAGGCACATTGTATTTTTCTTTAATTTGACCCAGCCAATCGATGCCCTTTTCTAATCCAGGTCCACGAAATGAGTGCAGGCTTGAGCGGTTAGCCTTATCAAAGCTGGCTTTAAATACATAGCCAATGCCCAGACGCTCGCAGATATCGATATAGCTTTCTGCAATCTCAAACGCTAACTCTTTGGACTCAAGCACATTCATACCGCCAAATAACACAAATGGCTGGTCATTACCAATGCGGATATCATTTAATTGTAGATGCGATTTTGCGGTGGTTAACTCACTCATAATGCTCTCTTTTATTATTAATGGATTAGATAGATATTTATTGTGATGGGCTTAGACTAGTCTAACCGTTGCTGTCTAAACTGTCTAACGCACGCCTTATTATATTAGCTGTCTATTATATTATAGCTGGTGGTGATAAATGAAATAGAATAGAAGATACCCAAGCCCTGCTCTATTAAGTTTAGTCCAGTATGTTTAGTAAGCATCAGGCAATTACTAATTTTAGGCTTATAGGTTTATGGATTTATGGTTTTGTAGGGTTAGGCTATCATCTATATAAGGGCATGAGTAACAACAATAAAGGCAGTACCACAAAACTAAACAACCAATGGCTCAATAGAAAAAAGAGGTTAGACCGAAATCCAACCTCTCTTACTTATTTTATTACCAGCAAATCATAGTGCGCGTCTATTTTTGAGAATCAATCGCTGCACCAATGAAGCTTGAAAATAATGGATGGCCTTCACGTGGCGAGCTGGTAAATTCAGGATGGAACTGAACCCCAACAAACCAAGGATGCGATCCAATCTCAACCGACTCAACCAAATGCTGCTTAGCAGAGTAACCAGATATAGTCATGCCAGCTGCTTCTAATGGCTCAATATAACGGTTGTTCATCTCATAACGATGACGATGACGCTCAGTGATTAGCTTAGAGCCGTAAATTTGTTGTAGCTTAGAGCCTTCAACCAGTTCAGCTTTTTGTGCACCCAAACGCATGGTGCCGCCTAGGTCAGACTCATCGCTGCGTAATTGCAATTCACCGCGCTCATCAACCCACTCAGTAATTAGGCCGATAACAGGCTCTTTGGCTTTACGATCAAACTCGGTTGAATCTGCACTTAGACCCAATACATTACGTGCATACTCAATAACGGCCAGCTGCATACCTAAGCAAATACCCAAATAAGGTACTTGGTTTTCACGCGCATAAGTAATGGCACGCATCTTACCTAACTTACCGCGCTCACCAAAACCGCCCGGTACTAATACCGCATCAGCTTGTTGTAGACGCTGATATAGACTGTCATCGGTTTCAAGCGCTTCAGCATCAATATAATCGATATCTACGTGCGTCTTATGGGTAATACCGGCATGCAATAACGCTTCGTTAATAGACTTATAAGCATCTGGTAGCTCGACATATTTACCGACAATAGCGACCGTTACCTTACCTTCGGCATTAAGCAAACCATCTACCACTTTATCCCAGTCAGACAGGTCGGCTTCTGGTGCATCGATACCAAATCGCTCACAGATTAAGTCATCTAAATCTTGCTCATATAACGTGCGTGGAATCTGATAAATAGTATCCGCATCTTCACACATGATAACCGCACGCTCTTCTACATTGGTAAAC
Above is a window of Psychrobacter sp. FDAARGOS_221 DNA encoding:
- a CDS encoding argininosuccinate synthase; amino-acid sequence: MSIENKDNINKIVLAYSGGLDTSIIAKWLQDTYDAEVITFTADIGQGEEVEPARAKAEAMGIKHIHIEDLRAEFARDYVFPMFRANAIYEGEYLLGTSIARPLIAKRLVEIAKEHNADAISHGATGKGNDQVRFELGAIALAPEVKTIAPWREWDLSSRESLMAYAEEHNIPIDFAANKKKSPYSMDANLLHISYEGDILEDPYTEAEEDMWRWTVSPEQAPDTPEYIELEYEKGDIVAIDGEKLEPYQVMIKLNELGGKHGIGRLDIVENRYVGMKSRGCYETPAGTIMIKAHRAMESLTLDREAAHLKDELMPRYAKIIYNGYWFSPERQMLQALIDKSQEHVTGTVRVKLYKGSVSVVGRKSPYSLFDEKIATFEDDAGAYDQKDAEGFIRLNGLRLAIEASKGRDLS
- the pyrC gene encoding dihydroorotase gives rise to the protein MTETTLNHTNNDNTDTSLDNNSAAQREITLTRPDDWHIHLRDAEALPTTVAHAAEHFNRVICMPNLVPPVVNVDDAIAYRGRILDELQRANIKEEYKASFNPRMTLYLTDTTSAEDIKLAAESGIVQAVKLYPAGATTNSSDGVTNLAARTDVFDAMQKYGLPLLIHGEVTESHVDIFDREKQFIDTTLTHMVNQFPELKIVVEHITTGDAADFVLSQSERVAATITPQHLLFNRNHLLVGGVKPHFYCLPILKRRQHQEVLLDVATSGNPKFFLGTDSAPHATHAKENACGCAGCYSASIALPLYATAFDSVGKIDRLEGFASQFGAKFYGLPVNKETVTLVNTPMQVPASYPYMQQQSLTPLMAGETLPWSLKQD
- the rnt gene encoding ribonuclease T — protein: MTHSNLTEANTAASEQTEPRVCANTSSEQTSADQISSTQLNGNGFAQQPVLKLVDRFRKFLPVVVDVETAGFNAATDALLEIACIPILMDEQGVFYPGEALNAHLNPFEGANLEQRALEFTGIDPNNPMRKAIAEEEKPALRRIFKSLKEVRRANECMKCILVGHNAHFDLSFLNAAIERTNSKNQNPFHQFSVLDTVSFSALAYGQTVLARACKAAGIDFSGSEAHSALYDTQKTAELFCRILNSYPMLENAMHSMVPEDSEENTESNESEDND
- the ispD gene encoding 2-C-methyl-D-erythritol 4-phosphate cytidylyltransferase encodes the protein MSNSSSPRVFSLIVAAGKGSRFGSSQPKQYTRLKGETILQRSVAALADSKYIDELFLVIASDDTQAKNLSYALPVTFAVGGAERWQSVQSGVTRILDAGARAEDLILIHDAARPCVSAKHIDAVIEAACSAEYGAILGVPVADTLKSVDSQAVIERTVDRSQLWQAQTPQVFRAGILNEVLKHIAEQGVMITDEASAFEYMGYPIQMVQGSRQNIKLTYPEDLQLIESMLESN
- a CDS encoding septum formation initiator family protein — encoded protein: MKYFSQFMLLLIAVAVLLGLQYQYWMGKSGRGNLEELQVEIQQQKRLNDQKMDENKVLLADVNDLKNGLEAVEEHARLDLGLIKPGETFVQLSTAPVTHSSQPAEPVNPEDAVESVPD
- the eno gene encoding phosphopyruvate hydratase, whose product is MYAENITNAVEIQDIRAREILDSRGNPTIEADVILADGSMGRAAAPSGASTGSREALELRDGDKSRYLGKGVRKAVANVNSQIRSALIESDATNQQDIDNKLIELDGTENKDNLGANAMLAVSLATAKAAAISQNIPLHQYIANLRNQTSLTMPVPMMNILNGGEHADNTVDIQEFMIEPTGFTSFSEALRAGVEVFHSLKSVLRAQGLNTAVGDEGGFAPDLRSNEEAITVIMKAIEQAGYQPGKDIHLALDCAASEFYKNGQYILAGEGNKSFDSQGFSDYLVGLTEQYPIISIEDGLDESDWDGWAYLTSKLGNKVQLVGDDLFVTNPAILQEGIDKKIANAILIKFNQIGTLSETLDAIYLAKKNGYATVISHRSGETEDSTIADLAVGTAAGQIKTGSLCRSDRVAKYNQLLRIEQQVHASYRGGEEFIGLRG
- a CDS encoding heavy metal translocating P-type ATPase yields the protein MSASHSSNPINLPKHNPETLSKAQFQIEGMSCQACATRIEKVLNKKPAVESASVSFAGETLNVSYDASQADADQIAEWVSKTGFSAQPLLNNDIPQLQEPSTDWRLIAIWICMLPFLVGMAGMLIGQGMSWMPPLWIQFILATIVQLGLAGPFYRSAWASIKGGLANMDVLVVIGTFTIWAYSTYVWIQSLQGSYALSDIIAQHGAHVPVYFEAGVMIIAFVKLGKYLELRTKRHSLNSLNMLLELTPTTVERWVMGTDSAQQISAADTEQTSEQQSSQNFEQVNLEVVNKGDILRAKQGARIATDGFVVSGEGWCDESHLTGESVPVSKKPGDKVLAGAMVDNGSINYQVTATGSDTQLSDMVKALSEAQGSKANLARLADKVAAIFVPVVVGIALLTFGLTWWFTGAMDAAVLHAVSVLVIACPCALGLATPAAIMAGMGVAARHGVWFKDAQSLEVAGGVDTVVFDKTGTLTKGSPHIVDAMMVNKAINADDVLQLAASVEAHASHPLATAVVNAAHDKAIELLSASEVDVVAGMGVQAQVAGFGLVKVGTPEFVGLNLPKQLPKVWQIASTIAVSVDDVPLGMFALADELKEESPQAVKALKADGLEVVLLSGDKPSVVNQVAEQLEIPVAHGSLKPRDKAQWIESHQATGRKVAMVGDGVNDAPAMATAYASFAMLEGTEVAKHSASARLMGDSIMQVHAGVDVARATVRNIKQNLFFAFIYNCLGIPLAAFGLLSPMIAAAAMALSSISVLMNALRLTRYKV
- a CDS encoding copper ion binding protein — translated: MALENRVINIEGMTCGGCVKSVDNAVSQLNGVQNIEVDLDGNKAAVSFDAQATSVDAIVEAIEEAGFDASVADS
- a CDS encoding cation transporter, producing the protein MAKQVARFDIDNIDDTDGIESVVTALQNIDGVTHVEINAENKTGVVHYDDEKTSVHAFKAAVNTVDYITQPFPEDAPQNPDNDR